The following DNA comes from Candidatus Stoquefichus sp. SB1.
TTTGTTGTGTCACCTTGCGCTATTTTGACATCTTTTATGATTGAATTTACACCAGATAAATTATTTGGTTTAGGATTGGCTTTATTAGGAGCTATTATTGTTCATATTATTTATATACCTTTAACAGAGTTATTAGGGAAAATATTCGGGTTTGCACCGATTGAAAAAGCAACTATTATATATTCTAATTCAGGTAATTTAATTATTCCTTTGGTAGGAGCTATTTTAGGAAAGAAATGGGTTTTGTATACGAGTGGATATATGATTGTCCAAACCATTCTTTTATGGACACATGCGAAAAGTTTAGTATGTAATGAAAGACAATATGATATAAAGAAGATTTTCTTAAATGTGAATGTTATAGCAATTATGATTGGTATTCTTTTGTTTCTGTCCCAGTTTCAATTACCTGCTTTGGTTGTGACAACTTTTGATAAAGTAGGGAGTATGATAGGACCACTTGCTATGATTGTCATTGGCATGTTAATTGGTGAAATGAATTTTAAAGATATTTTTAGTGAAAAGAGAACTTATCTTATTTGTTTGATGAGATTAATTGTTTATCCACTTATAACTGTTTTGGTATTTCGTCTTACTGGTTTATCAACGATTTCATCTGATGCGAATCAAATCTTTTTGATTACTATTTTAGCAGCCAGTGCACCTGCTGCAGCAACCATTACGCAATTTGCTCAACTATATAACAAACATCCTGGTTATGCCAGTATTATGAATGTGATGAGTGTTATCTTTAGTATTATCAGTATGCCTTTGATGGTTATGCTTTATCAATTATTATAGTTGCATTCTTTTCTCAATTTGTTACAATAATAAACATTGAGGTGTGAGTATGAAGACATTAAAGAGAAAAGAACTCTTGTTTATAGGTTTAACATTATTTTCGATGTTTTTTGGGGCGGGAAATTTAATCTTTCCGCCATTTTTAGGGGAGCAGGCAGGCCATCTGGCTTGGCTTGCAATGTTTGGTTTTATTATCAGTGCAGTTGGATTACCAGTGCTAGGAGTGATTGCAGTCGCTAAATCTGGTGGTTTAAAAGCATTGGCTGGACGTGTCCATCCTCAATTTGCATTTATCTTTACGTTGCTGATTTATTTATCCATTGGACCATGTTTAGCCATTCCACGAACAGCAAGTACATCATTTGAGATGGCAGTTGTTCCTTTTATTGGTGATTATGGAAGCATTGCACAGATTATTTATTCATGTGTTTTCTTTTCAATTGCGCTCTATATGGCTTTGAATCCAGAGAAATTATCAGATCGTTTAGGGAAAGTTTTATGTCCGATTTTGTTATGTCTAATTGGGATTATTTTTGTTGGTAGTTTTTTTGCTGGAACTTTTCAATATGGTGCTAGTGTTGAACCTTATAGCAGTCAAGCATTTGTTCAAGGTTTTTTAGATGGATATCAGACAATGGATACAATTGCAGCTTTAAATTTTGGAATTATCATTGCTTTAAATATTCAAAGTAAAGGCATTAAGGATTCTAAAACAATTGTTTCTTCAACAATGAAAGCTGGTGTCATTGCTGGGATATGTCTAACATTGGTTTATTGTGCTTTGTTACATATTGGAGGACTAGCAGGATATATCAATGGTTATCATCTTAATGGGGCGCAAACACTGATGCAGTTTGTTCGCTATTTATTTCAAAATACTGGTGTGATTATACTAGGTGCAACTTTCTTTATTGCTTGTTTAAATACTTGTATAGGTTTAATTTGTTGTTGTAGTGAATACTTCTGTGAAATTGTTCCTCAAATCAGTTATAAAAAATGGGCATTTCTATTTGCGTTCATCAGTATGGTTATTTCTAATATTGGTTTAGATATGATTCTTAAGGTTTCTATTCCTGTACTCCATTTTCTTTATCCATTATCAATTGTTTTGATTGTTTTGGCATTTATACATCAGTGGATAGAGAGATATTCATATGTCTATCAAATCACAATGTTGTTGACAGGTATTGGAAGTATTCTTGGATTATTACCAGGACTAGGACTTGATTATCAATGGTTACATTATATTCCATTGTTTGATCAATCATTAGGCTGGATAGTTTTTACTGTTTTAGGGTTTTTATTAGGAATAGTATTTTCTAAAAAAGAAAATTAACTGATATATTCTCTAGTTTTGTCGATAGACTTGCAATTCAGTTTCAATATGTTATACTACTTAATAAATATAAGTCCTTTTAAAGGGCTTGTTTTCTTTATAATAATAAGGAGGATTTATGTTACTGAATATCATTTTATTAATTGTCGGTTTTGTTTTGTTGATTAAGGGTGCTGATGTGTTTGTAGAAGGAGCATCAAAAGTTGCTGCGTTATTACATATTCCACAGATTGTGATTGGATTAACGATTGTGGCTTTTGGGACAAGTGCACCTGAAGCGGCTGTGAGTATTACTTCATCATTTCATGGAACATCAGGAATTGCGATTGGTAATATTATTGGGAGTAATATTGCTAATGTTTTATTAATATTAGGTGTGGCTGGAATGATTGGTGAATTAGTTGTTAAGAAAAATACTTTCTTTATAGAAACACCATTTGTTCTTGTGATTACTGTAGTCCTTTTGTTTTTAGGATATGCAGATGAAAATATTTCTCGCATAGATGGTGTTATTTTATGGCTTTTCTTTTTAGTCTTTTTATATTATTTATATCGTTTAACAAAACGTGGTGATGATAGTGCAATTGATGATATTCCTGAATTAGATGAAAATGATCGTTTATGGAAACTCATTGTGATGATTGTTTTAGGAATTGTTTGTGTTGTTGTTGGAAGTCAGGTGACTGTTGATGCTGCCAGTCAAATTGCTCAGGCATTTGGGGTGAGTGACCGTATTATTGGATTAACAATTGTTTCGATTGGAACTTCACTCCCTGAATTGGTAACGTCAGTGAGTGCTTCTTTGAAAGGTAGAAATGATATTGCGATTGGAAATATTATTGGAAGTAATATTTTTAATATCTTGTTTGTGCTTGGAACAGCGGCTTTGGTTGCACCAGCTGGGATTCATTTTGCACCTGGTTTCTTAATTGATGGATTGATTGCAATTGGTGCTGTTGTTATGTTTATGGTGTTTGTTGGAAAGAATATGAAGTTGAAAAAGTATGGTGCTTTTATAATGTTGATATCGTATGTATGTTATTTGGTTTATATATTGTAAAAAAATTCATGAGAGAAAGGGTTTACATGAAAAATGTAAGCCTTTTTATTTGGATTTATGTATTATCTTGCTTGTTTTTTCACAAGGAATATAGTATATTTACATTGTAAATTAAATTAATATTTCGGAGGAAAGAAAATGGCAGAAAAAAAAGCTGTAAAAAAAGTTGAAGAACCAACTAATGAACAAATTGATGCTCATGTTGATGAGTTAGTTCAAAAAGCATTAGAGGCTCTTGAAAAGTTTGAATCTTTTGATCAAGATGCAGTTGACTACATCGTTGCAAAGTGTTCAGTTGCTGGGTTAGACCAACATGGTGTATTAGCAGAAGCAGCAGTTAAAGAAACAGGTAGAGGTGTTTTTGAAGACAAAGCTGTTAAGAACTTATTCGCTTGTGAATATGTAACAAGCAATCTTCGTCATTTAAAAACTGTAGGTATTATTAATGAAGATCCATTAACTGGTATCACTGAAATCGCTGAACCAGTTGGGGTTGTTTGTGGTATCGTTCCAACAACAAATCCAACTTCTACAGTTATCTTCAAATCTTTAATTTCATTAAAAACAAGAAATCCAATTATCTTCTCATTCCATCCATCTGCTTATGAATGTTCAGTTCAAGCAGCTGAAGTTATCAGAGATGCTGCTGTTGCTGCTGGGGCTCCTGAAAACTGTATTCAATGGTTAGGATTACGTTCTATGTATGCAACAACTGCATTAATGAACCATCCAGGTGTAGCAACTATCTTAGCAACTGGTGGTAATGCAATGGTTAAAGCTGCTTACTCTTGTGGTAAACCTGCTTTAGGTGTAGGTGCTGGTAACGTTCCTGCATATGTTGAAAAATCTTGTGTATTAAAAAGAGCAGTTAACGATATCGTATTATCAAAATCATTTGATAATGGTATGATTTGTGCTTCTGAACAAGCTGCAATCGTTGACCAAGAAATCTATAAAGATTTTAAAGAAGAAATGAATCGTTTTAAAGTTTATTTCGTTAATGCTGATGAAAAAGCAAAACTTGAAACATTTATGTTTGGTTGTGCTTCTTATACTGATAAAGTGAATGAAGCAAAATTAAATCCTAATGTTGTAGGTAAAGATGCAACTTGGATTGCTGAACAAGCTGGTTTCAAAGTACCAGAAGATACTCAAATCATCTGTGCTGAATGTAAAGAAGTAGGTCCTAATGAACCATTAACAAGAGAAAAATTATCTCCAGTATTAGCTGTTTTAAAAGCAACTTCTACAAAAGATGGTATTGAAAAATCAGCTGCAATGGTTGAATTCAATGGTTTAGGTCACTCAGCTGCAATTCATACTCAAAATCATGAAATTTCAGTAGAATTTGGTTTAAAATGTAAAGCAATTCGTGTTATTGAAAATGCTCCATCAACATTTGGTGGTATTGGTTCTGTTTATAATGCATTCATTCCTTCATTAACATTAGGATGTGGATCTTATGGACACAACTCAGTTTCTAATAACGTAAGTGCTGTAAACTTATTAAATATTAAGAGAATAGGGAGACGTAACAACAATATGCAATGGGTTAAACTTCCTCCAAAAATCTATTTTGAAAGAAATTCAATTAGATATTTAAGAGACATGAAAGTCATGGAAAAAGCAATGATTGTCACAGACAGAGGTATGTACAATCTTGGTTATGTAGATAAGATCGAAGATGTTATTAAGAGAAGACGTAACAAAGTTGATATGGAATTATACTTTGATGTAGAACCAGATCCAAGTATTGACACTGTTAATGAAGGTGTTGAATTAATGAGAAAATTCCAACCAGATGTTATTATTGCATTAGGTGGAGGTTCTTCAATGGATGCTGCTAAAGTTATGTGGTTAATGTATGAACATCCAGAAGTTAACTTTGATGATATCAAACAAAAATTCATGGATATCAGAAAACGTGCATTCAAATTCCCTGAATTAGGAAAGAAAGCAAGATTAATTTGTATCCCAACGACTTCAGGTACAGGTTCAGAGGTAACTCCATTCGCTGTTATCACTGATAAACAAGCTAATAAGAAATATCCATTAACTGACTACTCATTAACTCCAACAGTTGCTATTGTTGATCCAGAATTTGTTATGAGTTTACCTGCATCAATTGCTGCTGATACTGGAATTGACGTATTAACTCATGCAGTAGAAGCTTATGTTTCTATCTTAGCATCTGACTTTACTGATGGATGGGCTAAACAAGCTGTTAAATTAGTATTTGATTACTTAGAAAGATCAGTTAAGAATGGTAAAAATGATCCAGAAGCAAGAGAAAAAATGCATAATGCAGCAACAATTGCTGGTATGGCATTCGCTAATGCTTTCTTAGGTATGAACCACTCATTAGCTCATAAGATTGGTGGAGAATGGCATGTTCCTCATGGTCGTACAAATGGTATCTTATTACCACATGTTATTAGATATAACGGAACTATCCCTACTAAGTTAAATATCTGGCCAAAGATTGAAAACTATAAAGCTGATGTTAAATATATGGAATTAGCTCAATTAATTGGTTTAAATCCAAAAACTCCAGCTGAAGGTGTTGCTATGTTCGCTGATGCATGTGAAGAATTATGTGCAAAAGTTGGTGTTGCTTGCAACATTAAATCTCAAGGTATTGATAAAGATGCTTGGGAAGAATCAGTTCATAGAATGGCTATGAATGCTTATGAAGATCAATGTACTCCAGCAAACCCAAGAATGCCTATGGTACATGATATGGAAGCAATCTTAAGAATGATTTATGATTATGAATCTAAGTTTGCTGCTGAAGCATTAAAGAAATAATAATGAATAAAGGGTGTTGCTAATTTGCAACGCCTTTTCTTTTGGCGTAAAATAGATTTGAGGATGTGATTGTTATGTTTATTCAAACCCAAAAACAATATACGCAATTTGAAAGTGATGATCTTACAGAATTATTAGGACAAATGACTTTTAAGATTAATAATTTTGGTTTATGGCAAAGTCAGCATGATACCAAAGTTCAATATATTTCTAATGATATTGAAATTGTTTATTATCGTGAAGGTGGTTCTATAACAAGAATTGGGAACAAGGAATATGAATGTCCACCAGGCAGTTTTCTGATTTTAGAACCTTATCAACTTAATGTCTCTATAAATCAAAAATATTGCCAATATTCTTATTATTACTTTCATTTTGAAATAGAACCATTACATCTTAGAAAACAATTCTTATCAATGCTTACAAAACATGGTCATTTAATATATGCTCATGAAATGAAGGATTTTAGAGAAATGCTAGATCGTTTACTCATTGAAGCTAACGAAAAGGAAATCGGTTATTCTAGTATTATTACTTCTGCTTTGATTAGAGTTGTTGTTGAAATTATGCGGGCACAATTAAAAAGAAGTCATGATAATCATATTCGCATTGTTCATTCACCTTATACAGATTTAGTCAATGAAGCTATCCATTATATCCAAGAACATTTGTATGAATCTATTCGTTTGAATACAATGGCTCAAGATTTAGGTGTCTCAAAAGGTGTTTTATATAAAGCATTTATAGAAGTTCTTTCTATTCCTCCTGCTCAATATATTCATCAGGAGAAAATTCAATATGTACAAAGTCGTTTATTATTAGGAGAAAGTTTAACCGCTTTAGCACAGGAATTAGGTTATTCTTCAGCTTATCACTTATCTAAGGATTTTAAAAAGCAAGTAGGAGTAAGTCCAAGAGAATATAAGAAACATGTGAAATAAAAAACATATGCATAAATGTATATGTTTTTTACATAAATACGTATGTTTTGTATATTTGTAAGTGCTATCATATGGATAAAGAAATCATTGCATGTGAAATGAAGAAAGGAAAATGTATAAGGATAAATTATACAAGGATAGACAATGAAATTATTAGAACCAATCCAAGTTGGAAAAATCACATTAAAGAATCGTATTATGTTTCCGCCAATGACCACAGGTTATGAGGAACGTGATGGAACGATAGGAAAGCAGAGCCTTCAATTCTATAAAAGATTAGCTGAAGGTGGGGTTGCCTATATTGTTTTGGGTGATGTTGCCCCTGTCAATACAGTTTCACCAACGCCTAAACTCTTTCATGATGGACAAGTTGAAGCGTTTAAGGCTTTGGCAGATGCACTTCATACTTATGATTGTAAATTAGGAATTCAATTATTTCATCCTGAATATGATGTTGATGCTTTAGCAGAAATGTTTAAAAAAGGTGATATGCAGGCTGCAAGAGCGAAACTTCATCATGATATGTTGCATTATATTGATGAAGTGACAGAAGAACAATTAAATACGATTTTAGTGAAGATGGGTGAATGCGTGAAGCGTGCTTATGTGGCAGGTGTTGATGTTATTGAAGTCCATGGGGATCGTCTTGTTGGTTCATTATGTTCAACTATTTTAAATCACCGAACAGATCATTATGGTGGATCTTTTGAAAATAGGACACGTTTTGCATTAAAGGTTGTGGAAACAATTAAAGCCAATGCACCAGATATTTGTATTGACTATAAATTACCTATTGTTACAGTTAATGAAGATGGAACTTATAGAGGAAAAGGTGGCTTGATTATCGAAGAAGCTATTCAATTAGCCAAAATATTAGAAACAGTTGGTGTTGATATGATTCATGTTGGACAAGCCAATCATACTGGAAATATGAATGATACTATCCCAGCCATGGGAACACAGCCTTATTGTTTTATGAATGACTATACAAAACAAATCAAAAAGGCAGTTTCTATTCCTGTTTCTTCAGTAGGACGTATACTCACACCTGAAAATGGAGAAGCTCTAATTGAAAATGGAGTTTGCGATATTATTGGATTAGGACGTTCATTATTAACTGATCCTGACTTTGTTAAAAAATTAGAAGCAGGACAACAAGATAGAATTCGTTATTGCATGATGTGCAATAAAGGATGTACAGATGCTATTCAAAATCGTCAATTCTTAAGTTGTGTATTAAATGCAGAGAATGGCTATGAATATGAAAGAGTTATAGCTCCTGCTACAGCTAAGAAAAAAGTGATTGTTGTTGGCGGTGGACCTGCTGGAATGGAAGCTGCTAGAGTTGCCAAGACAAGAGGGCATGATGTTATCTTATTTGAACGAGAAACAACATTAGGTGGTCAGTTGAATATCGCAAGTATTCCTCCTAGAAAATCAGAAATGACAAGAGCTATTCATTATTTAACAAATGAAATGAAAGTTCTTGGTGTTGATTTGCGATTGGGACAAAATGTATGTGCGAAATGTATTCTTGATCAAAAACCTGATAGTGTAATTATTGCTATAGGAGCATCTAATATTGATTTGCCAATACCTGGTCATGATTTGCCTCATGTTTATGATGCATGGAAAGTTTTGAATCATGAGCAACTTCCAAGTGGTAATGTTGTTGTCATTGGAGGTGGTCTTGTTGGGGCTGAAACTGCTGAATTATTAGCTGAGATGGGCTGCCATGTTTCTATTGTGGAAATGTTAGACGAAATTGCTAAAGAAGAATCTTCAACTGTCAAACCAACAATGTTTGAAACATTTAAAAAACATAATGTTAAATTATTAACCAAAACAAAAGTAACAGGAATTACAAAAGCATCTGTTGAAGCGGAAGATGAAAATGGAAAAGTTTCATTACCATGTGACTATGTTATCATGGCAGTAGGAGCAAAACCAAATGCCTTTGATACCACTGCTTTAATTGAGGCTGGTATTGATGTTCATATTGTTGGTGATTGTCATGAAAGAGCAGCTGACATTAATCGAGCTATTGAAGAAGGTTATTTAGCTGCAAATTCAATATAATTCTTAAAAGATAGATATGTTTAGTGACATATCTATCTTTCTTTTGAGAGAAATTTAAAGAAACAAGTCAAAATACAAGTTTTCTATTTTATAAAGTGATATACTATATAGTGGTATCCACATTGGAGGTAATAAAATGGAAAAAGATAATGCAGAATTGTCACAAGATATAGAATATCAACTTTTAATGACGTCTCTTAATGCTAGTGTTAGTAAACATTTATTAGATGAACATTTTACATTAGTGACGGCAAATTCGCGTTATTATGAAATGTTTGGTTATAAAAAAGAAGAATATGAAAAATTGTATCATAATCGTCCTGATTTATTTTATAAAAATGATCCTGATGATTGGCATGAACTGAGTCAGATTGTTATGGATACAATTCAACAAGGAAAAAATCGATATGATGCTATTGTACGTATGAGACATAAAAATGGACAAAGATTGTGGATTAAAGTTGTAGGAAACTTTACTGATGAATACGTGAATGGTTATCGCATCTCTTATTCAGTGATGATGGATGTTAGTGAATTAATGCAGAATAAGATTGAAAAAGAAACCACAGAAAATAATTTTCCTGGTTTAATCGCAAAATATAAAATAACTCAAGATGGATTAGAATTTTTGGATGGTAATTATCGTTTCCGTGATTTTTTTAGACAACATCTTTCTATTCATTTGAATGATATGTCAAAGGAAAATGGATTAGAAGAGGTAGCTGATAATTATTCAAAATTACGCCAAGGAGAATCATTTATTTTTAATATTTCTCCATATGATGCTTACAATGAACAAAAATATTTAACAGTATCAGCACAATGTATTGATAAGGATAAAGATGATCCTATCTATTTATTGCTTTTTTCAGATATTACAGAATTAACCTTACAAAAACAACAGCTTCAACAATATAATCAATCATTACATAAATTAGCATTTTCTGATGAAGTTACAAAAGGTTATAATCGAAGAAAATTTGATTTGGTTGCTGGTGATGCAGTCCGTTCTCATAAACCAGGAACATATGCAATGGTATGGCTCAATCTACAAAAGTTTAAGATTGTCAATGAAATTGCAGGCATTGAAGCCGGAGATATTGCACTCAAATATATATATCGTCAATTGCGTGAACATTTAGATGAAGATGAATATGTTGCACGATTATTTTCAGATAATTTTGTTATTCTTATTAAAACAGATGGTGAAAAGAGTATTGAAGAGCGATTAAATCAGTGTATACAAGATATCAATTCATATAATGATAAAGAGGAATATAAGTATTATTTAACTTTTATGGCAGGTATTTATTTGATTAATGAACCTGATATTTCTGTGACTTATATGCAAGATAGAGCACATGCAGCTATTAAATCAAGCAATGATCAAAATTCTGATTTATGTATTATGAGTTATTATAATGAAGCAATACGTATAAAAATGCTAGACGAAAAAGATATTGAAAATCGTATGAGAGAAGCATTAAAAAATGATGAGTTTGAAGTTTACTTACAACCTAAATATTCATTAAAAAAGAAAACTATTTTAGGTGCCGAAGCTTTGGTAAGATGGAATCATCCTCAACGTGGTTTCCTTCCACCTTCTGAATTTATCCCAATTTTTGAAACCAATGGTTTTATTATCCAATTAGATTTATATGTATTTGAAAAAGTATGTGAATGTCTTAAAAGATGGCAGGATGAAGGCAAAGAGATGCTGACGATATCAATTAATATGTCAAGATCACACTTTTCTAAAAATGGTTTCTTAGATGAATATGTCAGAATTAAAAATAAATATGGCATTTCTGCAAAATATTTAGAGATTGAATTAACGGAAACACTTGTTTTTGAAAATCCTGAAATATTCATTAATATTATTCAAAAAATTCATAAAGAAGGTTTCTCTTGTTCAATGGATGATTTTGGAAGTGGTTATTCGACATTGAATACTTTAAAAGATTTAGATGTCGATACAATCAAGTTAGATAAAGCATTCTTTTCATCTGAAAAGATGGAAAACAATAGAGAGAATATTATTATCGGAAGTGTTTTAGATATGGCTAAGTCCTTAGATATGGAAACAGTTGCTGAAGGTATTGAAACGATGGAACAAGTTGATTTCTTAAGTCAAACATCATGTGATTTGGTTCAAGGATATGTCTTTTCTAAACCTTTACCTATTTTATCATTTGAAAAATTATGGTTTGAACAAAATAAAAAAATAACGATAGACTCCTAAGAATCTATCGTTATTTTATGCACTGATTAAATATTATTTGTTTTTCCAATCTTCATACATTTTTAAAGCTTGATCTAAAACTTTTGATCCATCCATCATACCATAAGTACGCATATCAATAACTTCAACAGGAACTTCACCTTTTGTTTGTTCTTTGATTGAATTTAAACGGAAACGTACTTGAGGTCCTATAAGTAATACATCACATGGGTCAGCAGCATATTCAGTTGTTAGTGCAGTTTCACTAACAGCCCAGATTTTGCATTCTAAACCTCTTTCAGCAGCAGCTTTTTCCATACGAGTCACAAGTAAGCTTGTTGACATCCCAGCGCTACATGCTAACATAATTTTCATCATTCTATAAATCCTCCTTGTTATTTGTCTTTCTTTATATATATATTATACACCTAGTCATTTCAGAATGAAAGAATAATAAATAAAGAAATATAAAATTATTGACTTATCTCTATGACTCCTTTACCATAGTGTTATGGAAAAGAAAAATAGATATTTTCAATGGATTTTTTTATTAGGAATTGTTGTGAGTTTTGGGGTACAATTTGTATATATTCTCTTACCTCAATGGACATTAACATTGTTACAAAAACTTATTTTATTAAGTATTCAAATGATTTCCATTGGTAGTTATACACATTTTCGACTCATTAATTCAAGTTTAAAAGAAAGGAAAAAAGGTTTTTTGAAAGCACATTGGATTGTGTTTGTCATATATTGTCTAAATCTTATATACGTTTTATTTTTAGATCCTGATTTTGGCAGGCAAGTGTTTAAGGAAACATTATCTTTTGAAGAATACTGGAAATATAATGTTAATTTAGATTTGTTTGAAACAATACAATTATTTATCAGAGGTTATCAAAATCATATTGTGAGTTTAGAAACATTATTAAGAAATATATTAGGGAATTTAATTGTTTTTATGCCTATGGCTTATTTTTTACCAGTTTTATTTGCTTGTCAGAGAAAAGTTTATATTTTTTTGCCAACACTTTTTATGATGGTTTTAAGTGTTGAAGTTTTACAGGTCATATTCAGAATAGGAAGTGGCGATGTTGATGATTTATTTTTAAATGTTGTGGGGGCTTTTTTGATGTATTTATTTTTGAAATGCTTACCACTTGAGCATATTTATGCATTAAAAGAAAGGAATTAAAATGAAGAAAAAGGATATTATTGTGATTGTTGTATTGTGTTTAGTTATTGGAATTGGTTATTTTGTTTATCAAATGTTTCAGGGAGAAAAGAATATTGTTGAAGTATATTATAAAGATAAGTTAATTCAACAAATTGATATTTCAATAGATAAGACATATACTTTTGAAGGAAGTTATGGAAAATTTAATTTAGAAGTCAAAGATCATCAGTATCATGCTGTTGATGTAGAATGTCCAAATCATGATTGTGAAAAAATGGGTTGGGTGAAAGAAGGAAGTTCAAAAACAATTATGTGTTTACCTAATGAGATTTATGTTGTACAAGCAGAAACTGAGGACGCATTTTAATGAAAAATAAATTTCATTTTTTTCTAACATTCCTGCTAGGAATGTTATTTGTTTTTATAAGTATTTTTGCCTTTGTATATTCATCTTATTTTGTATATACAATTGTCATTTTGCTTGGATTGATTATTCTTGTAGATGCCTTGTTTAATATTGTTAAAATGTTAAGTACTCATAAGAATCATTTTTTACAATATTTGATTCACATCATGATTGGTATATTATTCCTTCTTTTTCCTCAATTGCCTTTTTCATTTGTTATTGTTATTTTTGCTTTGTATATATGTATTGCTGGATTATCACATTTTATAACTTATTGTTATT
Coding sequences within:
- a CDS encoding sensor domain-containing protein, producing the protein MEKDNAELSQDIEYQLLMTSLNASVSKHLLDEHFTLVTANSRYYEMFGYKKEEYEKLYHNRPDLFYKNDPDDWHELSQIVMDTIQQGKNRYDAIVRMRHKNGQRLWIKVVGNFTDEYVNGYRISYSVMMDVSELMQNKIEKETTENNFPGLIAKYKITQDGLEFLDGNYRFRDFFRQHLSIHLNDMSKENGLEEVADNYSKLRQGESFIFNISPYDAYNEQKYLTVSAQCIDKDKDDPIYLLLFSDITELTLQKQQLQQYNQSLHKLAFSDEVTKGYNRRKFDLVAGDAVRSHKPGTYAMVWLNLQKFKIVNEIAGIEAGDIALKYIYRQLREHLDEDEYVARLFSDNFVILIKTDGEKSIEERLNQCIQDINSYNDKEEYKYYLTFMAGIYLINEPDISVTYMQDRAHAAIKSSNDQNSDLCIMSYYNEAIRIKMLDEKDIENRMREALKNDEFEVYLQPKYSLKKKTILGAEALVRWNHPQRGFLPPSEFIPIFETNGFIIQLDLYVFEKVCECLKRWQDEGKEMLTISINMSRSHFSKNGFLDEYVRIKNKYGISAKYLEIELTETLVFENPEIFINIIQKIHKEGFSCSMDDFGSGYSTLNTLKDLDVDTIKLDKAFFSSEKMENNRENIIIGSVLDMAKSLDMETVAEGIETMEQVDFLSQTSCDLVQGYVFSKPLPILSFEKLWFEQNKKITIDS
- the bilR gene encoding bilirubin reductase, long form, producing MKLLEPIQVGKITLKNRIMFPPMTTGYEERDGTIGKQSLQFYKRLAEGGVAYIVLGDVAPVNTVSPTPKLFHDGQVEAFKALADALHTYDCKLGIQLFHPEYDVDALAEMFKKGDMQAARAKLHHDMLHYIDEVTEEQLNTILVKMGECVKRAYVAGVDVIEVHGDRLVGSLCSTILNHRTDHYGGSFENRTRFALKVVETIKANAPDICIDYKLPIVTVNEDGTYRGKGGLIIEEAIQLAKILETVGVDMIHVGQANHTGNMNDTIPAMGTQPYCFMNDYTKQIKKAVSIPVSSVGRILTPENGEALIENGVCDIIGLGRSLLTDPDFVKKLEAGQQDRIRYCMMCNKGCTDAIQNRQFLSCVLNAENGYEYERVIAPATAKKKVIVVGGGPAGMEAARVAKTRGHDVILFERETTLGGQLNIASIPPRKSEMTRAIHYLTNEMKVLGVDLRLGQNVCAKCILDQKPDSVIIAIGASNIDLPIPGHDLPHVYDAWKVLNHEQLPSGNVVVIGGGLVGAETAELLAEMGCHVSIVEMLDEIAKEESSTVKPTMFETFKKHNVKLLTKTKVTGITKASVEAEDENGKVSLPCDYVIMAVGAKPNAFDTTALIEAGIDVHIVGDCHERAADINRAIEEGYLAANSI
- a CDS encoding NusG domain II-containing protein, coding for MKKKDIIVIVVLCLVIGIGYFVYQMFQGEKNIVEVYYKDKLIQQIDISIDKTYTFEGSYGKFNLEVKDHQYHAVDVECPNHDCEKMGWVKEGSSKTIMCLPNEIYVVQAETEDAF
- a CDS encoding VanZ family protein encodes the protein MEKKNRYFQWIFLLGIVVSFGVQFVYILLPQWTLTLLQKLILLSIQMISIGSYTHFRLINSSLKERKKGFLKAHWIVFVIYCLNLIYVLFLDPDFGRQVFKETLSFEEYWKYNVNLDLFETIQLFIRGYQNHIVSLETLLRNILGNLIVFMPMAYFLPVLFACQRKVYIFLPTLFMMVLSVEVLQVIFRIGSGDVDDLFLNVVGAFLMYLFLKCLPLEHIYALKERN
- a CDS encoding PTS sugar transporter subunit IIB, whose protein sequence is MMKIMLACSAGMSTSLLVTRMEKAAAERGLECKIWAVSETALTTEYAADPCDVLLIGPQVRFRLNSIKEQTKGEVPVEVIDMRTYGMMDGSKVLDQALKMYEDWKNK